ATTGTGCCCCAAGAAATGGTCCCAATCGAACGGTCACTTTTTACCCACTTTGATGATGTTCTTATTTTTCTGGTGAGTGTTTAAATCGGATCCAGTTTTGGGTAATTGGTCTATTTTCTAATTAATTCTTGTTTTGATAAGGACCAGAATAGAAGATCGATCCTAAAGCCAACACATCCTGTTTATTAATCGGTTCTTGAATCGGACCAATAACTTTATGTGTGGATCGGTTCCAATCCTTAGTTGGTCGACTCCGGTTCATGGATAGGTTCCAATTCAGCCCCTAATTGTggtcctaaattgacacccttagaaatAGGTGGGTTGAAGACATGGTTTTAGTGCTTGGTACCAAGCATTGGATATCGGTCACATATAGAACTGATATAATACTGAGGAATGGATTGGCCGTATCAAATAGAtttacccctgaatctcctttaaaatttaattttttgatcattttaccccttgttcgtaTTGTGTCATAGATACAGTATCAAAATCGATTGCGTGCAAAATCGGTATGTATCACCTGATACaggcgatacgataccaatagcTCAAACCATGGATGAGGAATGCAATTTCTATGAACAAAATAGGTTCTGTAAAGTTCATAGCTAGGCTCTCATGTTCATATTTTATAGTGAGTCACAGCAGCTTCACCAGATCCTTTTGAAAAGGGTCCTGGCGGTTCAAAACTAGTCTTTTGATTGGCAGGTCAATCCTAGAATCAACCCATCTTGTTTACTAATTATTTCCAAATTTTTGATCCAGAATTGGACCAATAACTTAATGGGTGGATCGATTCTGATCCTTAGTTGGTCGATTCTGATTCTTGGTTGATTGGTTCCAATTCAGTTTCTAATTGTggtcctaaattgacacccaTAGAAATAGGTGGTGAAGGAATGCCAATTCTAAGAACAAAACTGGGTTTGTAAAATTCATAGCTAAGCTATCATGTTCATATTTTATAGTGAGTTAGTGCAGCTTCACTAGATCCTTTTGTGGATTGATAATGTCATAGGGTTCAATTTAGGGGTGTAAATCGGTTTGGAACCGGGTATTCAGTATGGTTCCAAAGAGTCTTGGCGAGTTGGCGTGATCCAGAACTGAATCAAGAATCAAATAGGTTTTGAAAATCGATATTCAAACTGATCGAACCTACTTGGTTTGGTTCTTACATGGTTTGGTTCCGCCAGCAAAGACGTAGGAGCGTAGACCCAAGGACTCTACTACAATTGCAATGAATGCTTCATGCCAGGCAACCaatacaagaaaatatttttgttcGAAGGCTGTTACAAAGGGGAAGAGGTTAATACAAAGGAGGATAAAGGTGATAAAGTGGACGAGAAAAGGAAGACATTCCCGACATCTCTCTACATGCGATTTCACATACGTGAATGACTCACAGCCATTCAGATGGAACATTCCCACAGAGTGGATCTATCGGATGGAAACCAAGTAGTTGATATTATACCTCCAGGGTTTTTTGAGATTTAATCTATCATGTAGGAAATTGTGAATCTTGTTTGTATATACAATTAGacaatttcttttaatttttttagaaaatgttTTATAACAAATCTTTCTTTTTCGCCTCTCATCaccttttatttatatatacattgGAAAAAAGAAAGCTGTTTGGTCACATgcccctacacccagacacgggtgatgaaatgaccatcctacccccttgttggatgcctaGGCACACGCTCCCATTGACCCTCTGCACTGACATAGGAGTTACACGACCAAGCAGTGTTATCCTCCGCCTATGCAAACTAACAGTTGCCGCTGCGGCTGCCTCTAGTAGGAGCTCTACCATTTGCGACTATtctgaaagggaaaaagaagagaaaatgtgAAATAGAAGAAATTAAACATTTTGGTATTGACAACAGAATTTGTTGCGAGTATCCCAAATAGCTGGGTTAAAAGATTTATTAAGGATTTATTTTGTGTGTGCGTTGGAGGGAGGGGCACTTACAATCTAGTAAGTCTCCATAagtaagtcttcttcttctcttcaatagCAATATTCTCCTTTTAACTTACCAAGTTCTATTATTTTTCCCATGCTTGGTTTGgagtttccttctttttctcatgCTTTGTTGTTTAGTCCTACATCGGAAAGACTTGAAAATGTTTTCATCTTTATAGATTTCAGGTTTAATTATACCTATGGCCGAGCTCAGTTGCGCGAGCTTGTAATCAAGAGGGGCCATTCCAAGTGGGGAGTTAAGCCATGTGGTTTGGGCGAAGGTCCAGACTTCGTGGATCCTAAAGGGAAGGGCACTGGCTTCACAGAGCAGCGACAACCTCCCGCTCCTGACGCTGGAAGGATAACAAGCTGGTGTGCCTTGAGCCCATTTTCCGGCCGTTCACTAACTATGTGGATTCCTTTATTGATGAAATTGATCTTAACATCCGATTGGAATAACGTAAGAGATTCTCCTCCCTCTACACTAACCGCAGAAGGTATGCTagcattaggggtgtcaattggtcggttTGTTCAGTTTCGATCTGGTTTCAATGGTTTCGATGTGAGAATAGatgaatccaaaaccaaaccaatatgGGAagattcggtttcggtttattttgattttctcttATTGATTTGATATCGGGTTTGGTTCGGTTTACCATGCATATATATGCATAATTATTAGGtgaggaaaaaataaaacatgttttttataatttttcagGTTAGTATCAGTTTGTGgattcggtttcggttcaaTTCAATTCCAGTTGGTTTTGGTGTGATCCGATTTTCTACTGATTTCACAATACCCCAATCCCGTAGCTGATCCCATAAGTTACAATTGGATTTGAATTGATTCAGTCTGGTTTCACCATTTGATTCgtattttgacacccctagccctAGCTAGCACcttatctttctcctcctcgcATGAAATGACGTCTCCTAGTTTGACCTGATGTTACTGTGGCCTGATACTCATGGTTTGAAGTAACGGTATCGTACCATTTGTATCGGGTGATATGTATCGATTTTATAACTGACCATTCTCAAAACCGTGCTCAAACCATATCAGTGACAGAGTACAGACAAGGagtaaaattgtcaaaaaaaaatcattttaaaaagaGAATAAGGGGCAAATTTGTCTAATATGGCCAATCCGTGCtgatatcaatccaatacccTTATCGGTTTCCAAGTTGAGCGATACCCGTTCCCATATTGTGTACTTTAACCATGATGGTACTCCCTTCACTATACACCCCACAGGTTCAGTTGCAGTGGTACAGGTACACTGGTAGTTGTAAAGAGTATAAGTTCGTGATCTCAGTATCGGTTGGATCGGATCGATCGATATGGATCGGAATCACCCAAACTCGgacaaatatgacacttttgtcctttttttttttaaaaataaaataaaataaattttttttacatttttacccctgtccaTAGAGCTGGTCGGATTGGTATCGGGATCGGTCTCGGCCGATACCGAACCGATCTGATCCGACCAAAATcagccgatccgatccgatccgatacctcaatcCATGAGTACAACACAGGCAACGCAACAGAGACAGCTGAACAAATCCGCGTGACCATTGACGGTGCTATAGACATAAAGTTGATATTGATCAGATGAACCTTAGCCGTCTGATCAGAACAATTGGCCCCAATAACCCTTACAGAAGGAACATGGTCGGACTGGAGTCACTGAGACTCGCATCGCATGCATTTTGCATTTTTGCATTCCATTTAGAGTGGGGCCCATTGAATAGTGGTCCCGATGCTCCAATACCGACACGTGGAATTTTAGAATCCACTTGTACGGAACTTTATTGAGAGAAGAAGATACAGGTACTCCTCCTCATCGTCTACTCGATAACACCATAACAGATTAACAGAGtataagagagaagagaagcgagagggaaggagagacagagcgagagagagagcagagaaaTATGAAATAGGTGCCAAGTCATTGGTGAGCGAATAGAGGAATAGGGTTTCATCTGAAATCAGGTCTGGAAAGGAAACGAAAATGGTGAAGTTCATGTTGATGATAACTGCTAAGCTCGAAAATCTCACCAATCTTCAGCCATTAGGTGGTTGCGATGATCCAAGCTTCCCTTACTACTTCAAGGTCTTCTTTCAATCCCAAATCCTTCCTTATTCAGATCACAATCTGTGTATGTTCTAAATATTTCTAGGTCTTTAAATGATTTTAGTTTCTTGATTTTGGTTGAATTCAGTGTTTTCTTTCGATTTGTTCGTCTCGCGAACTCTGAAACTTTTCTTTTCCTGATCGATCTGCTTGTGGTTACTGAAACTCTGTTTCTTATATTCCCTTAATAGATGAAATGCTATGAATGTGGAGAGCTTAGTGAGAAGGAAACGTGTGTGAGCTTGGATGTAACTGTTCCTACCCCCAATCTCAGGGGCACCACTAATCTGGTTCAGAAggtctcactctctctctctctctctctaagcaTGTCTTTGTGCATGTGTTTGATTTGCTTTGTTTTCTATTTGTTAGAAATCTTGCAATCTCCATCGACATTGCTGCCGCTTTCTTCCTGCAACTGATAATCATTACTCTGTAGGGATAGGTTTAGCTTTAGTTGAACATTCGCAAAATTTCTTTGAGAAAGTCATTTTTAATCTTAATCTCTGTTTTCCACATATAAACTCAGAATATCGATACATTTGTCGTAGTTAGATAAATATATAGCTAGAGAAACATGCTAATAGAGATTCATATGCTGCTTACGGGAGAACTCTATTTCTCCTTAAACATTATATGCTGTtggtgtttttcttttgggtgagCGTTCTGGTGGGGAGCAGGCCCCTGCGTGTGTGTCTGTGGGAGGAAGGTGGGAGCCAATGAGAGGGCACAAGGGTGGAATTTCTGCTTTCATAGGGGCGGGTCAGTCATTTTGTCCCCACAGCACGGGCGGTACTCTCCACCCCCACCTACACAGAAAACTTTTCatcatttcttttttcctcccGATATAAAACAAGGAGGTTAAGTGATGGATGATATTAAGTTACCCTTCTTGTTGGAAAAACTTCTTAAGTCATATATATTACTCTTTTGAATCGAATTAAAATGGTTCGGTTACCGAATTGAATTAGAACGGTTCGGTTACGATTTCAAGAATGTGAATCAAATGCAATACAATTCGATTTTGGTTCCATGTTTGCCATCTTGAATCAAATCAGAATCGAACCAAATGGCCAAAATCGAATCGATTGATGCCCTTAGTTATATAAGGaagacccccaaaaaaaaaaaagggaaacagttttctgtccgggagtgtggcctacgccaactctcccatgtgtctatctctctcctccttaaaacaagggggcagagttgtcttttcatatggggaggagagagctaaactcatgggagtgctggcctaggccacactcctggacagagttctttttcccaaaaaaataaataaataacgttacaaattatttaacactTTAAGGTTatcaataaaatattattatcaaaataattaatattttagaaggcgggccttggtgcaacgataaggttgctccattgtgaccaagtgatcatgggttcaagtttgaaaacagcctctctgcgaaagcagggataaggctgtgtatattatgaccctcatCAGATCCCCCAGTGGCGTAAGTCTCATGCATTGAGTATGCtgtttttttaaggaaaagagaaacacTACTTGATCGCGTGCCTCCTACACCTAGATACATGAGCATGTGAAATTACCACTCAACCCATcctgaaataaataaaaaaatccatccatgttgatgttcCTGCATGCACTCTCAATGGGCTTCGTGTTGATGCAGGCCAAGCAATGATGTCTTACCCTttctttaaaataaattaaaattttatttaccattatatcattatcaaagaTGAACATTTTCTCACACAGTTTTTTAATAcacttgtgaaaagaaatgtgttattttaaaagggtttaaaaaataaagttacaaattattgatgAACATCTTGAGAGGATGTTATTAAGAAacatttttattgaaaataaaagaaaagactaatATCTTACACACCAAATCAATAGTTTAAATTTAGAAGTAAAAGTGTAAAACAGCATCTTCAATAagatcaaaaataaataaatctattaccaaaaataaataaataaataaataaacccaagttTATTTCTGTTACCGTTGATTATACTTCTCGGATTTACATTCACTTTCATGTTTGTCCTTTTCCCAGTGCAAGCTATGTGGGAGGGTAGGAACTGTGCAGCTGATCCCTGGCCGTGGTCGCCCGCTGACCAACGTAACTAGTCTATTTGAAGAATACACCTCGTTGATGCTATTTGATTGCAATGGCCTTGAGCCAGTGGGATTTGTTTTTGGAAATGGATGGAAAGCGGAATCAGTAAGTTCctatccttttccttttttttattttttattttatcaattAATTCATGTCCTTTAATTGTTCTCAACCAGGAAATTTGCAATTATATGCAGTTcaatttcttcttgtttctaAGCATGCAAGTACttaattcttctctctttgcaTCGTCACATGATGGATATTGCCATTTATCTTCCATTTCGCTACTTTCTTGTTCTATGAGGCAACACTAGAAGTTGAGTTTTCTTGATTTATGAAGATTGAGAAACGTGTAGTAAGTAGTAACTGCTTTTAGTAAtttctcgttttttttttttcaatagatGGAATTTCTGAAGTTGGTTTCCCTCTTGTGCTTGTTAATTTCCTCTATTTTTGTTGGGAATGTTTTCTCCCTTATAATCTTTCCAAACAGTTTGTATCAGGATTATCACTTTTAGTGTTATTTCTTGAATACTATTGTGTCAAAATTATAGAAAGCATTGGAGACCATCACTTCTTGTAATTTCAAATATTTGTTcacatataaattttttttggggtgaatgtATTTGTTCATTTGACTCATTATGTAAAATGACTGTCTAAATGAGACATCTATTCACATATTTAGAATATTGAAGCATTCTTTTAAGGGATTGTCTCAATGATatctctataggtgtatttagaatttgacattttcatttaatcattttcatttaattgtcTCTAAGGAAAAGGTTGAGCTCATCACTGATGTAGTGTAAGCTAACGCCCaatgtctgtctctctcttcccccctcccctttgaaatgacaCCCTTGCCTCTCCTATATGATATCCCATCTTGCACACCCATTGGTGTTGCATGCTAATTTACCGTTATCCCTCTCCCTTGTACCTCATCTTATTTACAAAAGTTCTCTAAGTTaagggtataaaagggttttcaaaaataattttaaagtgA
The sequence above is a segment of the Telopea speciosissima isolate NSW1024214 ecotype Mountain lineage chromosome 7, Tspe_v1, whole genome shotgun sequence genome. Coding sequences within it:
- the LOC122668746 gene encoding CXXC motif containing zinc binding protein-like; the protein is MVKFMLMITAKLENLTNLQPLGGCDDPSFPYYFKMKCYECGELSEKETCVSLDVTVPTPNLRGTTNLVQKCKLCGRVGTVQLIPGRGRPLTNVTSLFEEYTSLMLFDCNGLEPVGFVFGNGWKAESTDGTKFYCIDLSRGEYSNYDDDGQFPVKKVLNPRANFVVVN